Within the Bacteroidales bacterium genome, the region TTGGCAGTGAGTTGTGAGTGTGAAGGTTAAAGGTGGAAGGTGGAAGGCATAGTAACTTGTCATTGATTGTCATTAGGTTGTCATTGATTGTCATTAAATGCTCATTCGATAGGCTTTAGGAGGGAGTTGGGAGTGAGTTGCTATGTACAGAATTAAAGACCCGAGCCTGACATTTCAGGGATTAATCTACTAGATTTTCAGAACACTCACTACTCGAGCTCACTACTCTCCTCTTGTCCCATCTCCCATCGTTCTGTCGCTCTTTCGTTCAAAAATCTCCGAGACGCAAGCATTGCGTCTCTACTGCTTTTCCTGTAGCTACATCGCTGCCTACTGCCTACTAATTTACAAACTGCTGCTAATAGCTTAATGACAACAAATGACATTTTCCTCACTACTCACTACTCACCACTCACTACTCACTACTAATCCCCCGTCAGCTCCGTCGCCGGTTTCCTTAAGGCCCAAAGTTCGAAGACGAGGCCCACGTTGACTGAAAGGGCTTTGAAGTTGGAAGGGACCATGTCCTTGAATCCGATATTCAACAGATCACTGAAATAATGCTTCTCCGGGTTCATGCGCTGGTAATTGTAACCGATTTCGGTATTGAGACAGATCCGTTCTGAGACGAAATACTTGAATCCGACTCCGCCGTTGATGAACATGCCCTCCTCAATTTCCGGGGCAACAGGAAGGGATTTTCCCAAGTCAAAGAACACATAGGGGGTGTTTCTGGCATCGTGCAGATAAGCCCGTACATCGGCGAAAACCGGAAACGTATTGTATGAAGGATTGTTGTAGGCATCCGCGCCGGCGCCCAGGGCAACCGAAAAACGCGGTGTGATGAAATACCCGAACAGGGTTCTCAGTCTGTAAGCTTCCGATTGGTTGGCGCGCAAATCACCGTCGTAGGAAATGTTTCCCACTCCGGGCATATAGCCCGTCTGGGTAATGTTAAAAACGCCTTCGTTCTTTCTGGTGACAATTTCTACCTCCTGGGCATGACCATATCCTGCCATCATCAAGTACAAGATGAATATCAAATACTTTTTCATAAGCGCTGGTTTGTTTATCATATCCACAGATCAATCCATTTCAAGTCTTTTTATCAAAGAAAGCTTACCTATTAAGAAATCCTTTTAATATATAAAAAATCTGACGGATAAAAAACGAAGGCAGGCTTTAGATTTCACTTCACGCTGGGCACCCTACCATTTGGCTAATGGTTGGTAGTCACAAACCTCCATAATAGACTTTCACCCTCGAGTTAATGGTCGTGCACGGCAAACTTAAAAAAGAGGATGATCGTAGACCATCCTCTTTTTTTTGAAAAACTTAAATATTGAATATTATTCTGTATCCCAGAAAATATTTACTAGTGGTGAATCTTCTCCACCCATAGCTTCTACCGCTGCATTGTAACTTTCCTCATTGAGTCTCGGTTCATCAAACGGATAAGGCATTCTAACAGGAACTTCCGGATACTGTGATCCGGGAGCCACTTCAAAAGTAGGATAATCCAGGATTCTCCAGGAAGCCCATGCTTCATTGCCTCTGTTATATAGGGCAATCCATTTCTGCAATCCAATTTTTTCTTTCCAGGTACCTTCTGCTGAAGAATAAGCTACATCTTCCTGAGCCAGATAATCCTCTGCCTCATCATCTGTACCACCCCATCTTTCTATGCTGGCGGTTATTGCATTGTTATAATGGTCTTCAGCGGATCCGCTCACATCATAACCTTCGCGTTCAGCGGCTTCAGCTTTAAGGAACTCCATTTCAACATAATCCATAAACACATGTTCGAAATCAGGTTCATAGAATTGACCTGTGAAATGGCTTACAGCCGAGTAGGTTTCTACCTGAATTCCATAAGGCTGCGGATTATAATAATCTCCTACACCATCACCGGTTGTGTCTACTTTTGAAAAGAAATCATTTTTCCTTGGATCATTAAGAGAATCCATAGGAGCGTATAATGTATTGGTAGGCACAACGTCTTTTCTGCCATCAAGGGTAAACCATTCATAAATGGAGTGAACGTGAGGTGCAAGCTTGGTGAATTCGAAAACAGCACTTTGATCCTGAGAATCAAATACACCCGTACTCAAAGCTTCATTTGCAGCTGTCTGAGAATAATCTGGATCAGAATCTGCAAGGCGCATGGCCAGCCTGAACTTCAAAGAAGCGGCAAATTTTTTCCACATAGCTGCATCACCACCATAAAAAAGATCATAGTCGTCAAATGAACCGGCAAGAGGATCCAGCTGATTTATATCCTCCGTCAATCTGGAAATAAGATCTTTGTATATGGTTTCCGCGTCGTCATATTTCGGTGTGGCGTTATTCGGGTCCAGGGCTTCTGTGTATGGAACATTGCCGAATACATCCACCAGGAGATGATATGTATAAACCTGATGTATGTCAATAATTGCTAACATATTGTCCCTTTTAGGGAACTCAGGTTCAGCAAAATCGGTTTGATTTACCATTTTTTCAGCTTCATTGAAATCCATAAGCACATTTCGATACATCACATTCCAGAAATTATCAGGAATTGATCTGTCGGAAAAGTCGAAACGAACTTCTGTCAGATAGGTAACCTCGGTCCAGTATTGTACAAAAAACCTGGAGATATTGATATTATAGTTCATTGTACTGACATAATCCCCCAATTGTCTCTGGGCGTTTGTAAAAAGCGCCTGCGGAGAAGCTTCCTCCGGATTTTTGGGGTCTGCATTATCGGGCAGTTCACAGGAGAAAGTCCCGATAATTAGTATTAACAATATTGCTATTTTATTTAATTTTTTCATCATTATTGAATTTTTTCAATTATAAAACCAAAACTATAATTACAGGCCTAAGGTCAGATTAAATCCAACCATCCTTTTTGTTGGGTATGCTCCATGTTCTATACCCTGGTACCTGCCTGCACTGAGGATAGCCTCAGGGTCAAAGTGTGGGGTATTTTTAAGCAGTATGGCCAGATTATGCCCGATCAATGACGCCTGAAGTCTTGTAAATGGAGTCTTGCTTACTATATTGTCCGGGAAGCTATATGTAAGTGAAACGTCTCTTAATTTTACATAAGAAGCATCATATACGTTGTAAGCTTCCGGAATATAGCCATAATACCAGGCTCCAAAAAAGTTCTGGGTTGTAATATAGGTTTCATTGGGGCTGCCATCGGGATAAACCGTATTGGGGAATTTGTATCCTCCGTTATTTGAAAGATCATCCCTAATATTTCCACCCTGATCATTTTTGCCTACAGTTTCCTCATATACACCAGTGGCCATTCCATATTTCTGATTTACAGAATAAATATCGCCTCCCTGTTGGATATCAAATAAAACATCAAGCGATAAATTCTTATAGGATATTGTTGTGGAAATTCCTGCTTTCCAATCAGGTTGTATATTTCCCAACACCTTATCCTTGTCTGTTTCCTGGAACCTACCTGCAGCAAATCCTGCATCATCCGGATAAACCACTCTTTTTCCATCCTCGTAGAGGAAATCTTTTCCTTTAATTGCGCCAAACGGCTGTCCTTCAGTGGCGTTAACCGAGACACCCCATGCACTGAAGAGCAGATAATTACTTATACCTTCTGCCAGTTCAACCACTTTATTCTCGCTCTGTGCCCAATTAACAGAAATATCCCAGGAGAAATTATTGGTTTCAATTGGGGTTCCTGTCAACATCAGTTCTACACCTTTATTCTGGAGTTCACCGCCATTTACAAATTTCTGGTCGACTCCGGTTGCGTCGGTCACATCCACCGGCATGATCTGATTAAAGGTATTGTTTTGATAAAACGATATATCAAAACCGACCCTACGTTCCAGGAAATAAGTTTCCAAACCGGCTTCATAACTTACCGTGTTTTCCGGCTTCAGATCGGGGTTGGCTGCCTGAGCATCCACAGAGAACAGACCCAGATTCAACCAGTTGCTATACTGGGTATAGGTAGAAGCTGTTCTGTATGCCGGGGCATCGTTACCAACTTCTGCATAGCTTAACCGTACTTTACCGAAGGATAGCACGTCCGATTCTATCAACTCAGAGAAAACCAGGTTTGTAGCAACCGAAGGATAGAAATAGGAGTTGTTTTCATCGGGCAAGGTTGAAGAAATATCATTTCTTCCGGTTAACTCAAGATATAAAAGTTCATTGTAGCCTATAGAGACACTACCGTAATAACTGTTTTTACCTCTGTCTATATAGTCCTCATCAAAAACATCCGTCGGAGAACTTGAGTTAGATACAAAATATTTGTTGGGAACAATTAATCCTCCAACGGTTTCTGAAGTTTGAGACTGCATCTCTCTTCTCAGAAAATTGGTTCCTAAAACGCCGGAGAAGGAAAAGCTACCCACCTCTTTATCAAATCTGAGCATAAGGTCGGTGTTGGTTTCCTTATTTGTTCGAGTTGCTTTGGAATATTCTGATGTTTCGAGACTACCTTCTGCAATTCTCTGATTTCTGAACCAGTTGTAGTAATCAAGTCCAAAACGACCCACAAAAGTCAGCCAATCAGTCAGGTCATAATCAATCTCTGCTTTGCCATAGAAACGGTCACGGCCATCATCTTCCCACATCTCATTTCTGACCCAATAGGGATTATTGAAATATATGGGTCTCAGATTACCGGAAACGGGTCCAGCGATATTCCAGGTTTTTTGTCTTCCGGTAGAACTTCTATAATCTTCCAGGCGGGCAAAATCCACATTGGTTTGAAACCACTGGCCAAAAGCCTGCATCACATTGCGGCCGTCATATCCTGTACCAAATCTGCCTATAGTTCTATTATTAACATAATTGGTATTTGCCTGAACGGTCAGCCTTTCTGTAAAGTCATAAGATCCGTTAAAACTAAAGTTGTGTTTTGTACCATTACTTTTGGGCAAGATCCCTTTATTGGCAACGTTGGTATAGGAAAACCGGAAATTACCGTCCTGATTTCCACCAGTGAATGAGATGCTGTTTTCAGCTTTAGTCGCCGGACGGAAAAAGTCCT harbors:
- a CDS encoding SusD/RagB family nutrient-binding outer membrane lipoprotein; translated protein: MMKKLNKIAILLILIIGTFSCELPDNADPKNPEEASPQALFTNAQRQLGDYVSTMNYNINISRFFVQYWTEVTYLTEVRFDFSDRSIPDNFWNVMYRNVLMDFNEAEKMVNQTDFAEPEFPKRDNMLAIIDIHQVYTYHLLVDVFGNVPYTEALDPNNATPKYDDAETIYKDLISRLTEDINQLDPLAGSFDDYDLFYGGDAAMWKKFAASLKFRLAMRLADSDPDYSQTAANEALSTGVFDSQDQSAVFEFTKLAPHVHSIYEWFTLDGRKDVVPTNTLYAPMDSLNDPRKNDFFSKVDTTGDGVGDYYNPQPYGIQVETYSAVSHFTGQFYEPDFEHVFMDYVEMEFLKAEAAEREGYDVSGSAEDHYNNAITASIERWGGTDDEAEDYLAQEDVAYSSAEGTWKEKIGLQKWIALYNRGNEAWASWRILDYPTFEVAPGSQYPEVPVRMPYPFDEPRLNEESYNAAVEAMGGEDSPLVNIFWDTE
- a CDS encoding SusC/RagA family TonB-linked outer membrane protein codes for the protein MRKLTLILTFLLFAGLTASAQMQITGTVTNAETGEPIPGVSIVVQSQTTIGTTTDMDGQYSLEVPSDAETLVFSFVGMQTREVSIQGRTTIDVEMQPSVEEMEEVVITALGISREKKSLGYSVQDVGGDNIAKSKQSNPIDALSGKIAGVNINQSNTMGGSANMIIRGWTSITGNNQPLFIVDGVPIDNSVINSASQQTGGGGYDFGNAAMDINPQDIENVSVLKGSAASALYGSRAARGVVLITTKKGQKSEGLGVTVNSSYTVSTVNDKTFPQHQHKYGAGYFGGSFINADLDGDGEDEKVVKTMDDASWGSEFDPSMDVIHWDALYPEDDNYLNTRPWAAPSNTIEDFFRPATKAENSISFTGGNQDGNFRFSYTNVANKGILPKSNGTKHNFSFNGSYDFTERLTVQANTNYVNNRTIGRFGTGYDGRNVMQAFGQWFQTNVDFARLEDYRSSTGRQKTWNIAGPVSGNLRPIYFNNPYWVRNEMWEDDGRDRFYGKAEIDYDLTDWLTFVGRFGLDYYNWFRNQRIAEGSLETSEYSKATRTNKETNTDLMLRFDKEVGSFSFSGVLGTNFLRREMQSQTSETVGGLIVPNKYFVSNSSSPTDVFDEDYIDRGKNSYYGSVSIGYNELLYLELTGRNDISSTLPDENNSYFYPSVATNLVFSELIESDVLSFGKVRLSYAEVGNDAPAYRTASTYTQYSNWLNLGLFSVDAQAANPDLKPENTVSYEAGLETYFLERRVGFDISFYQNNTFNQIMPVDVTDATGVDQKFVNGGELQNKGVELMLTGTPIETNNFSWDISVNWAQSENKVVELAEGISNYLLFSAWGVSVNATEGQPFGAIKGKDFLYEDGKRVVYPDDAGFAAGRFQETDKDKVLGNIQPDWKAGISTTISYKNLSLDVLFDIQQGGDIYSVNQKYGMATGVYEETVGKNDQGGNIRDDLSNNGGYKFPNTVYPDGSPNETYITTQNFFGAWYYGYIPEAYNVYDASYVKLRDVSLTYSFPDNIVSKTPFTRLQASLIGHNLAILLKNTPHFDPEAILSAGRYQGIEHGAYPTKRMVGFNLTLGL